Proteins encoded within one genomic window of Fragaria vesca subsp. vesca linkage group LG1, FraVesHawaii_1.0, whole genome shotgun sequence:
- the LOC101294018 gene encoding crt homolog 1-like: protein MGSSTLSFHNSLLSARCSPLIKNGGTSFSSSSPTSMSLLHRPRPSLLRLSPNAPFRLTSTRTPRNLKLHASHPNPPPPSSSTSSISNAVVFTSLLTIVLAVANRVLYKLALVPMKNHPFFLAQFTTFGYVVIYFSILYVRYRSGIVTDEMLRLPKSRFVAIGALEALGVASGMAAAAMLPGPAIPILSQTFLVWQLGFSSLVLGRTYRLNQIVGCILVAAGVALAVASGNDTGQMLSGVESVWPLLMIASSAFQAGASIIKEFVFVDAAVHLKGKSLDIFVVNSFGSGFQALFVLIFLPFLSNMRGIPFTQLPTYLKDGAGCFLNMGGAASGCNGAPLLPLLYIVGNLLFNIFLLNVVKTSSAVVASLIVMLSVPISIYVLSLPLPYLQEGATLSPFFLFGSAILVSGLILYSIPQPAKSGSESR from the exons ATGGGTTCCTCTACGTTGTCGTTTCACAACTCCCTCCTCTCCGCCCGTTGTTCCCCCCTCATCAAAAATGGCGGGACTTCCTTCTCCTCCTCCTCTCCAACCTCAATGTCACTCCTCCACCGTCCCCGCCCTTCTCTCCTCCGCCTCTCTCCAAACGCACCGTTTCGCCTCACCTCCACTCGCACCCCCCGCAATCTCAAACTTCACGCTTCTCACCCAAACCCTCCTCCCCCTTCCTCCTCCACCTCCTCAATCTCAAACGCCGTCGTTTTCACCTCCTTGCTCACCATAGTCCTAGCCGTCGCCAACCGCGTTCTCTACAAGCTCGCGCTCGTCCCCATGAAGAACCACCCCTTCTTTCTCGCCCAATTCACAACCTTTGG TTATGTGGTGATATATTTTTCGATATTGTATGTACGGTACCGTTCTGGGATTGTGACTGATGAAATGCTGAGGCTTCCCAAATCGCGGTTCGTGGCCATCGGGGCATTGGAGGCACTTGGAGTGGCTTCTGGGATGGCTGCTGCAG CCATGCTTCCCGGACCGGCCATACCCATTTTGAGTCAG ACGTTTTTGGTGTGGCAGCTGGGTTTTTCTTCTCTTGTCTTGGGAAGAACATACAGACTTAATCAGATTGTTGGCTGTATCCTCGTCGCTGCAGGTGTAGCGCTAGCTGTTGCTAG CGGGAATGATACTGGTCAGATGCTATCTGGAGTCGAGTCTGTGTGGCCATTACTAATGATTGCTTCAAGTGCCTTTCAAGCTGGTGCATCTATAATCAAG GAATTTGTCTTTGTTGATGCTGCAGTCCACTTAAAG GGAAAATCACTTGACATATTTGTTGTCAACTCTTTTGGATCTGGATTTCAG GCTCTTTTTGTACTTATATTTCTACCTTTCTTATCAAATATGAGAGGCATACCATTCACCCAACTTCCTACATATCTAAAAGATGGAGCTGGTTGCTTTCTAAATATGGGAGGTGCTGCATCAG GTTGTAATGGGGCTCCATTGCTTCCACTGCTTTACATAGTTGGCAATCTGTTGTTCAACATATTCTTGCTGAATGTAGTAAAGACTTCCTCGGCAGTTGTTGCTTCTCTCATTGTGATGTTGTCAG TGCCAATCTCGATTTATGTTCTTTCCCTTCCGTTGCCATATCTCCAAGAGGGTGCAACATTGAGCCCGTTTTTCCTCTTTGGTAGTGCGATTCTTGTCTCGGGTCTTATTTTGTACAGCATACCCCAACCTGCTAAGAGTGGTTCTGAAAGTAGATGA